The window GTTTTTTTTTTCATATACTGGTCGTTAGCTATTAAATTTTAATCTTCTGACATTTGTAGAACAACAATTTATATTCTTTCCCTATTCGCATTTCCTACCGTTATACACTTGTAACTTCGAACCCAAGAAAAGCAAACAAACTCATAACTAGTCGACACAATGGTATACAAGATCACAATGGTATATAACGGTATACAAGATTATAACAGTACATTCTTTCCGTATTCGTATATCTCTTAGATTCGATGTACCATACCAACACAATTTCCACATTCTTTCCATAACAACCGTAGGAGAAAATAAGAAACAAAAGCCCCGGTTCAAAGTACATAGTCGGTAACCGTTCCAGAAAAAAGTAAGCAGTTTATCTTCTTCGTCATCTGCTATGATAGCATTATCTCGAAAAAGAAGAAAACCCCACAAAAAAAAAAAAGGAAATAAAAAAATTCCAAGGTCTGAAACAGAAAACAAATAAGAAATAAACTTGGGTCAAAAACCAAAAGCTGAAGGGCGGTATTCCTCATACCCGAACCTTCCCTGGTGTCTCTCTCCCTCCCTGGGTTCCTCTGCTTTTTCTTGTTCACCAAACACCCCCATAATTTTTGATCAAACCCAATTACCCTTTTGATCATACCCCCTCCCCCAATCCAAATCTTTTCACTTTTCAACTTTTCCCCCACAAAAGTAGGTGATTTTTTTTTCATTCTTCTCCTGTCAAGTTTGGATTATTTTTTTTGGGTTCAGACAGACATTGATTGGGTAGCTTCTGTTATCTTTTGATGTATCTGTTTCCGATCATCATTACATTTTAAAACAAAGTTTGATTCGATTGTAAGGACAAGAATTAACCGATTATCATATCCTACCGCATTTAATTGATTTTGAGTTTATGGTCAGTGGGACAATCTGATCTGATTTTTGATCCGGAGCTTGGTTTTTTCCGGTCATGGCGACCACGGCCAAGTCTTCTGGGTCTTCTTCTTCGCTGAATTACTGGCGGAGCTATTTCCGGACGGCGAATTCGGACATTTTCGGCATCATTGACCATGCTATTATGGTCGCGGCGGTGGATTGTCCCAAGGAGTTCCGGCTGCGGAGGGATCGGGTGGCTGAGCTGTTGTTTTCTTGCCGGATGAGCCGGTGTTCGGGTTGCGAAAAGGTTGAGCTGGTGGTGCCTTGTGATCATGGTGAAGGTGATGAGGGTGTGGACGGTAGTGGTGGGGATGGAGATTTTGGAGGTGGGGCTAGTAAAGAGAGCAAGGTCAATAGCACCAGTAGGGATGATGATCAGGTGATGAAGAATGATAGCAATTACGGATTGGCTGAGGCTTTGACTGATGAGATTGAAGAAGAGTCTCAGGTTTTCGAGGAGGTTCTGAGGATCAAGGAGGTCTTCCAGAATAGTGAGCATGAGGTATTTCACTACTGAGATAATCTCTGTTTTAATCACTTCTCGGTTAATTTGATTGTAGAGTTGTGTGTTTCTGACATTTTTTGGGGATACTTTTAGCTGTGTTTTGTTGGTGAGAGTGGTTTAGTTTTTTGATTGATCGAAATGTTTGTGGCAGTCTGATGCTGTGTTGTATGAGTCATTGAGGAAGCTTGAGTTGATGGCTCTGTCTGTGGAGACTCTCAAGGCAACTGAGATTGGGAAGGCGGTGAACCGATTAAGAAAGCATGGATCAGTGAAGATTCGTAATCTGGTTCGAGCACTGATTGATGGGTGGAAAGTTATGGTGGATGAGTGGGTGAATGCTACTACAGCTATTGCTTCTGGGGGAACTGAGGTTATTTCGGACTGTGTTGATCCATCGGTTGATTATGACTTTGAGGAAGGACTCCCTACT of the Fragaria vesca subsp. vesca linkage group LG6, FraVesHawaii_1.0, whole genome shotgun sequence genome contains:
- the LOC101299787 gene encoding probable mediator of RNA polymerase II transcription subunit 26b-like, with amino-acid sequence MATTAKSSGSSSSLNYWRSYFRTANSDIFGIIDHAIMVAAVDCPKEFRLRRDRVAELLFSCRMSRCSGCEKVELVVPCDHGEGDEGVDGSGGDGDFGGGASKESKVNSTSRDDDQVMKNDSNYGLAEALTDEIEEESQVFEEVLRIKEVFQNSEHESDAVLYESLRKLELMALSVETLKATEIGKAVNRLRKHGSVKIRNLVRALIDGWKVMVDEWVNATTAIASGGTEVISDCVDPSVDYDFEEGLPTPPLDEGAFFATQTTSMELSEFFDGMEDYGNPRNNGQYTRNRENGRKPSLEKQKFVKQEQQYESDEGNVLPRKIKSEPVMVKQEVDVKPNRPSNTNSGPRRPPKITMEQKGVSSVTNIEQRTEKSSIQKRQVTGQQQDKYKCSDEVAVQVKLEATKRKLQESYQQAENAKKQRTVQVMELHDLPKQGLGHRNPHVKHGNHIRQRALGRRF